A single region of the Phoenix dactylifera cultivar Barhee BC4 unplaced genomic scaffold, palm_55x_up_171113_PBpolish2nd_filt_p 000214F, whole genome shotgun sequence genome encodes:
- the LOC120105169 gene encoding probable histone H2A.3: MKETKAERSGEGKGSRKGGGGRKGGGPKKKPVSRSVKAGLQFPVGRIGRYLKKGRYSQRVGTGAPVYLAAVLEHLATVLEYLAAEVLELAGNAARDNKRTQSRRRGDRRRRETQSREEKPKAGT, encoded by the exons ATGAAGGAAACCAAGGCGGAGAGGAG CGGAGAAGGGAAAGGAAGCCGGAAGGGCGGAGGCGGCCGGAAGGGCGGAGGCCCAAAGAAGAAGCCGGTATCACGGTCGGTCAAGGCCGGCCTCCAGTTCCCGGTCGGCCGGATCGGTCGTTACCTCAAGAAAGGCCGCTACTCCCAGCGCGTCGGCACCGGCGCGCCCGTCTACCTCGCCGCCGTCCTCGAGCACCTCGCCACCGTCCTCGAGTACCTCGCCGCCGAGGTTCTGGAGTTGGCCGGGAACGCGGCGCGGGACAACAAAAGAACCCAAAGCCGGAGAAGAGGGGACAGGCGGAGAAGAGAAACCCAAAGCCGAGAAGAGAAACCCAAAGCCGGCACCTGA